The Mesorhizobium sp. AR10 genome includes the window GGAGACAACCTCGCACAGCTTCAGAGCTCCGCAAGCTCCCATGGCTGAACCGACAGCACAGGATAATTCAGCATTGGGCAGCGGCGAGTAATTATCATCTGGCCGCCACGCTCTTTCAAACCACAACTCACACTGAAACAGTTTTTACCGAAAGCGCAAAATTCCATACGGCCGTGCGCCTTGCGGGAGGACTGGCGTGCCCCTTGGTCCTGGCCGATGTGTTGGGTTTGCTATCTCGAACTTCAACCGAGAAAATCGTTACCTGTATGCAACTGCTCGATTCCATCGCCGTGGACGTTTGGGACGCGAGTCGCAACTGTACGTGGCAGTCACTGTCGTTTGAGGTGCGAAACGAATTAGGGCGCCGGGCGATGGCGGTTCGGTTGAGCCGGACAGGCCCGATCAGAGCTGGATTGAAGTCAGCCGGCACTCGAAAGAAACCTCCGGCCGATAACTGGAAGCGAGGCAATATGGCAAACCAGACCAAGGCTGACGCATTTGCACGCGAACTCGCGGAGTTCGTTCGATCGCAAATGGCGAAACTAGTGCCCGGTGCGAAGGTTTCACCATCAGCCTTGGCACGCTCACTTAACGAGGCTGGTGTCCTCTCGCCGCGTTCAGGCCTCTGGAATCACAATTCGGCCAGAAACCTCCTTGAACGTGTCGAAAAGCTCAATCGGAGGTGAGTTCGCGAGCCCATCAGCGAAACCTGAGGCCAGCCGATCGCCGAGCCAGGGAGCGGCACTGAGGCTCGCAATTGGCCGCCACAACGAAAGAACATCGTCATGTCTGCCCTCCGAAGACAGGTGTCACGGGTTCGAATTCTGTCGGGCATGCCATTTCCAACAATTGAATTCGCTGATCTTTTTCGCTTCCGGATCCGTGCGCACTGGCTAAGTTTTTCGGAATTCAGTCGGTTTTTCAGCCGGTTTTGGAGGGTTGGCGGCATTCAGCGCCGAAATCGCGCTGCTGCGGGAACGGGGTTATGCATAAACTGCCTACCGCCCCGGTGAGCGGAAGGCAGCCCTAGATAGGACTGTGGAAGCTCAGACAGAGCGTCGTGCCAGTGAATTTGGCGCTCTTTAGAACAGTTTCTTAATCGAGAGATGGGATCAATAATTCTTAGTCTGCCCCGCAAATGTGGTGTTGATCAGCATGCCTTATCATCGCTGGCGAGAGAATGCCTTTCTTGGCCAATCCGATCGGCTGTTCGCGAAGGTGCCCTATATCGTTGCCGGCATCTATGCCTTGGTGAGCGCGACATGGATTGTCTTCAGCGACCGATTGTTGGTCAGCCTTGCCGGAGACTATTCCCAGTACCAGTACCTCCAGACGTACAAAGGATGGCTTTTCGTTTCTATTTCGGCACTGATGATCCTTCTGGTTCTCAGAGGTGCCTGGAAGGGTATCTTCGCCGTATATGAGACTTCGTTGGAAAGCGAGCGCCGGCTCCAACTGGCGCTGACCAGCGCGGACGGAGGCGTTTGGGAAATGAATTTGGCAAATGGCGACCCAAAAATTACTTTCATTTCGCCGGAGCTGACGGGGCGACTGGGACTTCCTCCAACCCACAGGCTCTCCATGGCGGAGCTGCGTGCGAGAAGACACCCAGATGACCTCGAACGTATCGATCGAATCTTGGAGGATTTCATCACGTCCGGCGGACAGCGCCCATATGACGTTCGCTACAGGGTGCGAACAAACGACGGTTCTTACCGCTGGGTACATTCGCGCGGAAATATTGTTTCCGACGAGAGTGGCACGGCCCAACGAATGGTCGGCGTCTCCCTGGATATCACCGAGCAGATGGAGGCCGAAGAGCGAGTCCGACAGCTTCTGCGTTTTGACCCTCTGACAGGATTGGCAAAGCCGCACAAGTTCCTTGCCGATGTCGATCACGCGCTTGCCACGATAACCCCGGTTGCCGTGCTTGCGGTTGTTCAGGTCAAGTTGCTTGATCTCAATAACCTCATCGAGGAATCAGAGACGGTGGAAGATGCACAGATCATCCACATCATTGGCGATCGTTTACACGCGCTCTCGGATTCCGCCGTCCTTGCCTCCCGCGTATCGACCGATGTTTTTGCTATCGCGACGCCAGCAATGCAGACCGCAGAAGCGGTCCACAGCCTTGTGCAGCATGTTCTGGATCGTATTTCGGAGCCGATGCAGTTAGCGGGTCGATGCGTGCGGGTTCGCTTTCATACGGGAGCCGCCCTCTATTCAGGGGATGGCGCCAATGCACATGGCCTACTGCGCAACAGCGGCCATGCTCTCGATGAGGCCGACCGTACCGCAGATGCTGGCATCCGATGGTTCACTGACGGTGTGAATTCCAGATTCCGGCAGCGGAACACTCGCCTCCGAGACCTTGCAAGTGCTGTGGTCAACCGCGAAATCGAATGCCACTTCCAACCCATTATCGACCTCTCCACCGGGCGAACGGCCGGGTTCGAGGCGCTTGCACGGTGGCGTACAACCGGCGAGGGTTTGCTCGCCCCGGATCAGTTCATTGGGCTTGCTGAGGAGTTCGGGCACATAGGGCAGATCGGGGAAGATGTCCTCAGGCAGGCATGCCGCGCCGCGGCCAGCTGGCACGTGGGTTCAGAGCGGGCACCGTTCGTCGCTGTCAATGTCTCACCGATGCAACTTGATGATCCAGTTTTTCCGGCCGTTGTTGCACGTGTTCTCGCGGATAGCGGGTTGTCCCCGAGCCGGCTTGAGCTGGAGATTACAGAGAGTGCCCTCACGAAGGACCCGGAAGCGGCGGCGCAACGTCTTGAGACCTTCAGACGGCTCGGGATTTCGATTGCACTC containing:
- a CDS encoding putative bifunctional diguanylate cyclase/phosphodiesterase; its protein translation is MPYHRWRENAFLGQSDRLFAKVPYIVAGIYALVSATWIVFSDRLLVSLAGDYSQYQYLQTYKGWLFVSISALMILLVLRGAWKGIFAVYETSLESERRLQLALTSADGGVWEMNLANGDPKITFISPELTGRLGLPPTHRLSMAELRARRHPDDLERIDRILEDFITSGGQRPYDVRYRVRTNDGSYRWVHSRGNIVSDESGTAQRMVGVSLDITEQMEAEERVRQLLRFDPLTGLAKPHKFLADVDHALATITPVAVLAVVQVKLLDLNNLIEESETVEDAQIIHIIGDRLHALSDSAVLASRVSTDVFAIATPAMQTAEAVHSLVQHVLDRISEPMQLAGRCVRVRFHTGAALYSGDGANAHGLLRNSGHALDEADRTADAGIRWFTDGVNSRFRQRNTRLRDLASAVVNREIECHFQPIIDLSTGRTAGFEALARWRTTGEGLLAPDQFIGLAEEFGHIGQIGEDVLRQACRAAASWHVGSERAPFVAVNVSPMQLDDPVFPAVVARVLADSGLSPSRLELEITESALTKDPEAAAQRLETFRRLGISIALDDFGTGYSSLSLLIRFPFTRLKIDRSFLTGYGLRRESTIIVDMIIDLGEHLGLSITAEGVETRKQAEMLSRRGVTFAQGYRFSRPVASENVQALLDKAWPIESGNWKAIRPERTKRQWRGPSKLSKPSNQP